Within Effusibacillus lacus, the genomic segment GACATGGAACTCTGTCGACCCTACTATTTTTCCATTTGTGGGTGGTCAACTTTTTGTTTAGCAAAGTGGTCAACTTTTTGATTGACAAACACAACACGTACATATGCCCTGCTAAGCACATCCTTACCTATAGAACTACGACTCGTGAAGGGTATCGAGAATACGTTTCGAATCCCGAGACCTGCAAGACATGTCCCTTTTTGACTCAATGCACGCGCTCAAAAGATAACCGAAAAGTCGTAACCCGCCATGTGTGGGAGGAAAGTAAGGAATGGGTACGTGAGAACAGATTGAGTAGATCCGGGAAACGTCTGTACCAAAAGAGAAAAGAAACGATTGAGCGAAGCTTCGCGGATGCCAAAGAGCTCCATGGGTTTCGCTATTGCCGTTTCCGGGGAAAGTCAAAAGTCTTGGAACAGGCGCTACTTACAGCAGCCTGTCAGAACATGAAAAAGATTGCCCTCCACCTCGCTAAGAAGGGGTAACGAGAGGGCAATCTGAATTTATATAGCTACTTACTCAAACAAATGAAATACCCCTGTCTAGGACATACATTCGACAGGGGTATTTCAACATTCTGTAAGCCTGCGGAAGCAGGCTTTTTTTGAAACAGTAAGAAATTATAACTTTACCTGAGGGGAAGTCTCTTGTTGTTCAAGAGATTTCCCCTTCTTTATTAAAGTAAAGAGTATTGATATGCAAGTGGAGACAAACGAGTTGAAACGAATATTCTTTAACTTACATCGGCATTGGGATTTTAATCCTCATGTTCACAGGCTGGTAACAGAAGGCGGACTGACCTTTCCCTATCATAATATATCTCTGAGAACGAAAAATTGAGGGAGTAAGTTCACTGATGTCGCAGTCTGACATCTGTACACTCCCCATGAATATTTATCACTCTGGTTTCTGGTACCTGAATTACTGGGCCAGTTTCGCCGTCTCCCTAGTCAAAGAGATCTCTCTACTTCTGCTCCCTTCTTGGTTTCTGTAGACCGTCTCGACGGTTGAATCAAAATCCAAAATGAGCTTTCCGGCAAATGAGTGGCTATGACCTAGTGGTTAAGCTGACGAAGCTGCATTTCAACTAAGAACTCATGGCGGCAAGTCGCTCCAGTTCCTTGTACAGCAGAGAATGGTGAGGGCACCGTCCACCTTAAAATCGCTCTACAGAGTAGAGAAGGATCATTCAGAAAGGGAGATGGAGGTTGCCGCCTAGTTACAGTCGAGTTGTCGAAACGCAGCTTCCAGTTTTATTTCCTCGAGGAAATCCAAGGCAACCTTGCCACCAGCGCAAAAAGTAGAGTTCTTTAGCGTAAATTCAGCTAATTCGGGCAGTATTTGCAGTATACTTCACCTCAAAGGTACTCCTTTCTATGGGTGATGTTGTTCTAGTCAAACACCATTCTGCCAAAGAGTGGGGCACTTTTTAGTTACTTTCGAAATTCGGGTTATATTGTTTTTGTGTTTTTGCCAACAATTATAATAAGCGGTTTATATAAAATTTGTATTTATCCCCGCGGTAGTAAGCTTTTCGAAATTCAGTTGGATGGCCACCTTCTAAGTAAAAAATAGAAGTAACGATAAAAATCGGGCTCCCCTGTTTAATCTTTAGATGCTCAACAATGTACTCATCCGCTACATCGACTTCAAAGGTTTGTTTAACCATATACGGCTTAACATATCCTGTGGCTTCATAAAGATCGTACGTTGAAAATCCTTCCCCCTTCCCCTCCAAATTTCTTGCTGCTTCAGCCATTTTCTTTCCGAGATCCAAGGGAAACGTAGAAAAATACAAAGACATAGGTAATTCGTCTCCAAAACCCAGTAGCTTTAGATGGAACACCGGTTCCCCATCAGTAAGATTGAGCACCGAAGCTGTCTTAAGATCCGAAGGTTCAATATATTCATCGAGAACGCGGGTAGAAGGGTTCAATCCCCTCATTGACATTGTCTCTTTAAAAGTTGTAATTTGCTGTAAAGCTTGATTAATCTTGAGATTAGTTACAAAGGTACCTTTACCATGCATTCTCTCCAGAAGACCATCCTTCTCAGCTTCTGATATTGCTTGGCGAACTGTAACACGACTCACATTAAACATCTCACACATTTCCCGTTCAGAAGGTATCTGCGACCCAGGTGGCCAAACCCCTTCATCGATTTGTTTTCGAATAAAGAGAACCAGTTGTTTATATAGTGGTTGAAATTCATTTAGTTCCATTTATACACCTCCATTCTTTACCTTACAAGCATCAACGATAGATAAGGAATAAAAATAACAGCTAACAATACAATTACCATCACTGAGGAAAACGGAATCGATCCTCGTAGAACAGTCTCAATTGGCTGATTTGTAATGTTTGATACAATAAACAAATTCATCCCCAAAGGAGGGGTTAGCAATGCCAATTCCATATTTAAAACGAAAATGATTCCAAAATGTACTGGATCTATCCCAAGCTGGTTCATAATCGGAATGATTATTGGAGCAGTTAGTAAAAGTATAGATGTAATATCTAAAAAACATCCTAGTACTAACAGCAATAAGTTCACCATTAATAAAAATGTGTATGGAGTCATGTTTAATCCAACAACTGCGTTTGTTAAAGTTTGGGGTATTTGAAGCAAAGATAGTACAAACCCAAAAACACTTGCCCCAGCAATAATTAACAAAATCATTGAAGTGGACTCAACGGATTTTCTTGTTGCTTCCCAAAACCTCGCTAAATTCAATCCGCCATAGACGAAATGTCCTATCAGAAATGCATACACTGCTGAAACGGCTGCTGCCTCAGTTGGGGTAAAGAATCCACCGTAAATTCCAATTGCAATAAACAATGGCATTAAAACAATCCAAATAGAATTTTTCAATGCTGTCCTTCTTTCAGTCCAATTCGCTTTTGATGGTAGTTGAATCTTTTCCTTGCTGGTCACAAATAATCCCATTATGATAAGTCCGATCGCAATTAAAGCACCTGGTACAAAACCAGCCATAAACAATTTGCCTACACTAACCTCGGCCACGGAACCATAAACGATCATAGGAATGC encodes:
- a CDS encoding GntR family transcriptional regulator, which encodes MELNEFQPLYKQLVLFIRKQIDEGVWPPGSQIPSEREMCEMFNVSRVTVRQAISEAEKDGLLERMHGKGTFVTNLKINQALQQITTFKETMSMRGLNPSTRVLDEYIEPSDLKTASVLNLTDGEPVFHLKLLGFGDELPMSLYFSTFPLDLGKKMAEAARNLEGKGEGFSTYDLYEATGYVKPYMVKQTFEVDVADEYIVEHLKIKQGSPIFIVTSIFYLEGGHPTEFRKAYYRGDKYKFYINRLL
- a CDS encoding TRAP transporter large permease — protein: MEVIAIASLFVLLLIGLPIAFALSLAGLFMLYLLVNNPKVYSAVPQMMFDSVDSFLLTSIPFFLLASELLIVAGVIQYLIKGIDSLIGHWRGGLFTVSVLATAFFAAITGSSSATLVAIGSVLIPEMIRKGYNPKHVMGIFAVAGGLGIVIPPSIPMIVYGSVAEVSVGKLFMAGFVPGALIAIGLIIMGLFVTSKEKIQLPSKANWTERRTALKNSIWIVLMPLFIAIGIYGGFFTPTEAAAVSAVYAFLIGHFVYGGLNLARFWEATRKSVESTSMILLIIAGASVFGFVLSLLQIPQTLTNAVVGLNMTPYTFLLMVNLLLLVLGCFLDITSILLLTAPIIIPIMNQLGIDPVHFGIIFVLNMELALLTPPLGMNLFIVSNITNQPIETVLRGSIPFSSVMVIVLLAVIFIPYLSLMLVR